A stretch of the Phoenix dactylifera cultivar Barhee BC4 unplaced genomic scaffold, palm_55x_up_171113_PBpolish2nd_filt_p 000184F, whole genome shotgun sequence genome encodes the following:
- the LOC103705309 gene encoding adenylyl-sulfate kinase 3-like isoform X1, whose translation MPSLAIPAVLRPPPPTTGPGLSAPVDIVGPWRRSMGLVAARPCPRPLPPILAVGKETVEIASAEASNGSVSGKRNLVMSTVGNSTNIVWHECLVGKLERQKLLKQKGCVIWITGLSGSGKSTLACALSRELYSREYLTYVLDGDNIRHGLNRDLSFKAEDRAENIRRVGELAKLFADAGVICIASLISPYRRDRDACRALLPDSTFIEVFMNIPLEVCEARDPKGLYKLARAGKIKGFTGIDDPYEPPLDCEIVIEAKAGECPSPVAMADQVISYLNNNGFLQA comes from the exons ATGCCCTCCCTCGCCATTCCGGCCGTCCTACGGCCGCCGCCTCCAACGACCGGACCGGGGCTCTCCGCTCCCGTGGACATCGTCGGCCCGTGGCGGCGGAGCATGGGGTTGGTCGCCGCCCGACCATGCCCCCGCCCCCTACCCCCGATCCTCGCCGTGGGCAAAGAGACCGTCGAGATCGCCTCCGCCGAAGCCTCCAATGGTTCTGTCTCAG GGAAAAGGAATCTTGTGATGTCCACTGTTGGGAATTCGACAAACATTGTATGGCATGAATGTCTAGTTGGGAAGCTCGAAAGGCAGAAGTTGCTCAAGCAGAAGGGATGTGTCATATGGATCACAGGTCTCAGCGGTTCAG GCAAAAGCACATTGGCATGTGCACTGAGTCGTGAGTTGTACAGCAGAGAGTACCTGACATATGTCCTTGATGGTGACAATATTAGACATGGACTAAATCGAGATCTTAGTTTCAAAGCAGAAGACCGTGCAGAAAATATACGCAGAGTTG GGGAATTAGCAAAGCTCTTTGCAGATGCTGGTGTTATATGCATAGCTAGCTTGATATCTCCATACAGAAGAGATCGTGATGCTTGCCGTGCTCTACTGCCAGATTCTACATTTATTGAG GTATTCATGAATATTCCACTAGAAGTTTGTGAAGCAAGGGATCCAAAAGGCTTGTACAAACTTGCACGCGCAGGAAAGATCAAAG GTTTTACTGGAATAGATGATCCTTATGAGCCACCCTTGGACTGTGAG ATAGTAATAGAAGCAAAAGCTGGGGAGTGCCCTTCTCCAGTAGCCATGGCCGACCAAGTGATATCATACCTCAACAATAATGGCTTCCTGCAGGCATAA
- the LOC103705309 gene encoding adenylyl-sulfate kinase 3-like isoform X2 has product MPSLAIPAVLRPPPPTTGPGLSAPVDIVGPWRRSMGLVAARPCPRPLPPILAVGKETVEIASAEASNGSVSGKRNLVMSTVGNSTNIVWHECLVGKLERQKLLKQKGCVIWITGLSGSGELAKLFADAGVICIASLISPYRRDRDACRALLPDSTFIEVFMNIPLEVCEARDPKGLYKLARAGKIKGFTGIDDPYEPPLDCEIVIEAKAGECPSPVAMADQVISYLNNNGFLQA; this is encoded by the exons ATGCCCTCCCTCGCCATTCCGGCCGTCCTACGGCCGCCGCCTCCAACGACCGGACCGGGGCTCTCCGCTCCCGTGGACATCGTCGGCCCGTGGCGGCGGAGCATGGGGTTGGTCGCCGCCCGACCATGCCCCCGCCCCCTACCCCCGATCCTCGCCGTGGGCAAAGAGACCGTCGAGATCGCCTCCGCCGAAGCCTCCAATGGTTCTGTCTCAG GGAAAAGGAATCTTGTGATGTCCACTGTTGGGAATTCGACAAACATTGTATGGCATGAATGTCTAGTTGGGAAGCTCGAAAGGCAGAAGTTGCTCAAGCAGAAGGGATGTGTCATATGGATCACAGGTCTCAGCGGTTCAG GGGAATTAGCAAAGCTCTTTGCAGATGCTGGTGTTATATGCATAGCTAGCTTGATATCTCCATACAGAAGAGATCGTGATGCTTGCCGTGCTCTACTGCCAGATTCTACATTTATTGAG GTATTCATGAATATTCCACTAGAAGTTTGTGAAGCAAGGGATCCAAAAGGCTTGTACAAACTTGCACGCGCAGGAAAGATCAAAG GTTTTACTGGAATAGATGATCCTTATGAGCCACCCTTGGACTGTGAG ATAGTAATAGAAGCAAAAGCTGGGGAGTGCCCTTCTCCAGTAGCCATGGCCGACCAAGTGATATCATACCTCAACAATAATGGCTTCCTGCAGGCATAA